The Priestia filamentosa genome includes the window CTTTGCCATGCCATTTCTCGTAAAGGTGCATGCTTTCTTGCAAGGATGCGCTCGTTGTTTCTCTAAGGAGCTTCGGCACTTCTTCACCATGATCCATCATCACTTTCCCCGCAAGTGCCCGAATGCCGCTTTTTTGAATCGCTTGAAAAGCAAAATCTGTGTGATGTACCGTTTCCATGTCTACGATAGACGTTGTTCCACCTTTTATCAATTCTCCAATGCCAAGCATCGCTGAATAATAAATGGATTCTTCATCATGAGCCGCTTCAAGGGGCCAAATGCGTTTCTTTAACCAGTCCATAAGCTCCCAATCATCTCCCTGTCCTCTAAAAAGCGTTTGACAAAGGTGAATGTGCGTATGAATAAACCCCGGAAGAAGAATTTGATGACGCGCGTCTATTTCAGCGTCCACAGTATCCGGCTGTAAGTTCGTCCCGATTTCTTTAATTCGTTCTCCCTCAATTAAAACATCTCCGTGAAAAATATCGTCTTGTTTGTTCATTGTAATAATTTGAGCGTTTTTGATTAGCAATCGTCTCACTGCCATCTCTCCTTTGAAATCCCTAGATACTATCAGATTTCTACATGTAAAGTAAGTTTCTATATTATATGGTTTCCTCATTAAGAATAGCGAGCGTATTGTAAACGGACTTGACAAGAACTTTTATGCTCCAAGGAACAGCCCATAAAACTTTATGAAATTAATCAATGTCCTCAATAAATTTCTGAAGAGTATCGATAAAAGTAGGCACGTCCTCTGTTTCTCTTTTTCATGCAACATAAAGATTTGACGCCGGAAGAGGAAAGGTAGAAAAAGGCACAGCATCTATTTTCCCTTTCTTCACTTCCCCTTCCACAACGGAAAAAGGAAGAAAAGACATGCCTAATCCTTCCTTAATAAACCGTTTTGTAATTTCTACTTGGTTAACAACCATCGTTTTCACGCCCTTATATGTCTGCTGAATAGACGGCAAAATTTCTTCCCAATAGAATGGATGATTGTTAATCAATAACTGGTGCTGATGAAAAAGAGAAAAAAAGGGATTCATTTTTACTAGAAGGAGGAACTGCGAGAATAACGGAATCTTGTAAAATACTTTTACATATTGCGTGTGAAACAGGCATCCTTGATAAACCCCCGTCTGCTCTTCCGCTTTCAAGCTCACTGCTAATTTCCATAGACTTTACAACATTTATCATAACTTCGATTTTAGGATATCTATGTAAAAAAGAGCTAAGAAATCTTGGCAAAATAGCTGAAGCAATATAAGGAGCAACGGCAACTGTTATTTTACGCTGAAATCCTTGCTTAAAGCTTTCTAAAGTTTGCACCTCATCATAGTAGCTTTCCACCAATTTTTCAGCATGTGGAACAAATCTCCGTCCTGCTTCTGTTAAATAAACGTGGCGTCCAGAGCGTTTAAAAAAAGAAATGCCAAGCTCTCGTTCTAAATGCTTAATATGTGCTGTAACAGTTGGCTGAGAAAGAAAAAGAAGCTCAGAGGTCTTTCTAAAATTTTCATGCTTTGCTGCAACAAGAAACGTTTCTACCCACTTCATATCCATCATTATGCACTTCCTTTTCATAAAAAAACCTTATGACAATTTTATCATAAGGTTTTTTGCTCTTTATTTTTTATTGCTAAGAATCGCAAGCGTTTGTAATCAGCAACCCACTTTTCATTTTTATACAAGTGTTCCTTTGCAATGCTCTCTACTCTTTTTACAACTTCTCCTTGAATACTTTGGTCTATATGTGTAAGAAAATCCCCCGCAAAGTTAGCAATCCATCCCTTGATGCCTTCATTTTCTTTAGCAAGTTCTGTTGGTCGAACGAAAGAGGAAACGTAACATACTTCAAATCCTCCCTGTTCAAGAAGAGTCGTATATTCGCCAACACTCGGGAAATACCATGGATTGTATATATCTTTTTTTTCTATTCCATACTCTTCTAAAGCTTGATACAAAGCTTGAATAATAGAATCTACATTCCCCCTACATCCCATTTCCCCAACAAACCGACCTCCGCTTTTTAAACAGTGATTTACGGAAGATATAACTCGTTCAGGCCTCTTCATCCAGTGTAGAGCAGCGTTTGAAAAAACAGCGTCTACTTTTCTTTCAAGCTGAAAATCTTCTCCGCTTCCGATTCTAAACTCAAGGTGAGGATAGGATTCTTTAGCTTTTCTAATCATGTTTTGTGAAGCATCAATTCCTATAACACTTGCCCCTAGTAATGCAATCTGATGAGCATGACTTCCTGTTCCACAGCCCAAATCTAAGATACATTCACCCTCTTTTGCACGAAGTAACAGGAGCACATCTTCTCCATATTTAGCGACAAATGACGCGGTTTGATCATAGTATTCTGGGTTCCACTGATTTTTTGTACCAAGAGCTTCTTTCATGTTACGTCCTCCTTTTTCGTTCTTTTTTATAAATTATCACTCTTATATGTTAAAGAATATTAGATAATTGATCCCTCATTGATAGGGATTTCCTATCAATAAAAAAACACCTCTTGAAAAAGAGATGTTATAAGATGCTCAAATGAGGAAAGTCTAAATTCGTATCTACTTCTCCCTTAATTTTTGTAATCACATTTTTTTGTCCTTTTATCCAATTATAAAAAGAAAAAACAACGGGACGGCGATTTTCTCCAACTCCAATATATACTCGCCCTGTTTTTGGAGCATAAACAGAAGAATGAATCGTTCCTGCCCAGTTTCTGTAGTCACGCTTAAAAAAAGGATAATCTGTATGATTAAAGAGCTCAAATGCTCTATACGGTGTTAGTGGATTTTCTAATGCTTCTTCAAGTTTTTCTAGTCTTTCTTTTGATTCAACAAGGTGACGGCGGTTTTCATCTTGAAGTTCCCGGGATCTAAAATGATTGGAGCATGCAAGACTTCTTCCATATGAAACGTTAACTCCGCGCGGAGATGCTTCAACAATTGCGGCACGGTCATTTTTATCGTTCATCGTATAATTAAACGAGTGGCGGTGTGGAATATTTCTTAATAATTCTACTGCTTCTTCTGTTGTTTGACATGTATCAAGAATAAAGCGCGCTATAGAGCAGCAAATAAACCCGTCTCCTGCTTTCTTCCGATGGACGAAATGATACCCAATTGAAAGGCCCTTTTCATTCATTCCGTCCATACGTCCAATCAACCTTTGAGCAAATCCGATACTTGCATATGCTTCGCTCGGTTGCCAAAGTAAAAAGCGACCATCATATGTTTTAGGATGGTAATCATAGTTTCGAGCATAAAAGCCTTCCGCCATAAGAGCAGAGCAGCCTGACTTTTTCCATTCTCCTTGGTAGCCGCTATACTCATGCACAACGTCTTCTAATGTCCAATCCATTCCATCTGAAATACCTTCAAGCTCTTCCCATATGTGTGGGGCAAACTCTTCTACCCTCTTACGCGCTTCTTTTATTTGGATAGGGTAGCTTCTTAATGACTTCTTTCTTCGTCTTTTATGCGACTCATACAAAATGGTTCCCTTATGCCATTTGCCAAGCATGTGGCCAAGTTCATATGATGTGCCTCTTCCTTGCTTAACGTTCACAAAAATGGATTGCATAGCCTCAACTCCAAACTCTGTTTTTAAGAGAAAAAGAGCTTCTTACCCTTATAGGAATAAGAAGCTCTAAAAGAGTTATCCTGTTTGAATACTCTTATGAAGAAGTCGTTTTAGAAGTGGAAACAGAACGTTCGGAAGTTCTGCAACGTCTTCAACTAAAATGCTGTATTTCCCGTAAATATTGCGAATTGTAGTTTGCTGTCCTTCATCAATTGGTTCATTTGATAAAAAGACGTTGATTACTTCAATTCCCTGTTTACGTGCGAGTAAAACAGCTTCATGTGTATCAACAACTCCGTTTTGCTCATATCCCATTGCAGCAGGCTCTCCATCTGAAAAAACAAGCAGAAACTTTTGTTTTTCACTGCGCTTCATTAAACTTTGAGAAGCGTGACGAATTGCAAAGCCGTCTCGGTTATCTTCCATTGGTTCAAGCTGCATAATTTCAGATCCGCTTTCTTTCTTATACGACGAAGAGAAATCAATAACATGTTGAAAGTAGTTTGGCTGATATGTTTCTGTTGCATCGTTTGTATCTTCCCAAAAGCCGACAATTTCATGTGGTACGTGTACAGATTTTAATGCTTCATGAAAAAGAGTAATGCCAAGCTTTGTTTGCTCCATTTTGTCGAACATGGAGGCTGAACAATCGACAAGAAGCGAAAATACAGCATCAATTTCATGAGATGGACTGTTCTTTTTATGAAAAAGCCGCGGATTGTCGTCTGTTGCAAGACGAAGCAAGTTTTTTTGATTTAAACGCCCGAAGTGCAGATCAGTGCGAGGTAAAATCCGCTTATGCTCAAGCGTTTTTGAAATCATTTGTTTTAATCGCTTTTGATATGGTGCAATTTCTTTTACATTTGCACTGTACTGTGAACGCTCCTCTGATGTTGGGCGCGTTTTTTCTTTTACTAATGCTTTCGCATAGCGATTGTCTTTTCCAAACGACTCATCTCCGCCTTCTTGTGGTTCTTCTTTTCTTGTTTCAAGCGCTTCGAGCTTTGAATAATCGTTTCGCTTTGCTTTTTTAGATTGCCCTTGAACAACACCTAGCGCTTGATCTCCGTCTTCTCCTTCACGAACAGCATCATCTCCGCCTAAATCTGTTTTTGAGCCTTGCTCTAAATCAAACTGAAGGAAACTTTCCGTTGCTTTACTTGTTTCTTGATGCCATGTTGGCAATTTATCTTCGTGAACGTCTTCTTCCCCTGACTTCTCACCTTTAATCACATCATCATTCTTAAGCTTAGATTCTCTTTTTAAATCATCAAACGTTAATCCTTGCTCAAGCTCTTCATAATTAAAATCTGGAAGAAGAAAATATGTGTTTAACATATCTTTTTCAAGCACTTCTTCTAGGACATCGCTTATTTCTTCACAAATACGCGTTACCTCACGCGTTGTCTTAGCTTCAAAGGTGCGCATAATTTGCTCGCGTAAAAATGGAATCACTCGGTCAATGTCAGGTTGAATAGACGGAAGTTCTTCAAAGGGATTATCTAGTGTTGCTAGCACGTATAAAGCACAAAAAAGCGCGTCAGTGTGAATATTACGCTCCACATTAAAACGAAGCTGGGTGCTAAAGTATGTCTTGTACATTTCTCGTCGCTTTAAAAATACTTTCTTCGTACCTGGTCGGTCTTTTTTGCAATCTTCTTCAAGACGAAGATTTTCAAATACCATAAATAATTGGCGAGCGAAACTTTGAATTGGAGAACGACGAATATGCTTTATATAGCGGGCAATGGCCCCGTAATCACCATGGGTAATTTCCGTGCTTCGCAAAAACACGTCGCTTTTTAAGCCAGCTACTGTTTCCTCATGTGGACGCTGCCCCCAGAAATGGCTAAGATACATTTTTTTTAAGTATGGATCATAGTAGGAAGAAACGCGATACTCAATCTCCATTTCTTCATCTTTTGTCAGCGTTCGAGCTAAGTCTTCGAGCTCCATAAATAGAAAAGAATCAATTTGACTATCATTGAATTTAATAAACTTCATGAAACAACACCTTACTCAAAAAGAGTTTCAGCAATATTTTGGACAGCAGCCTTTTCACGCTCATCTTCTAGTTTTTGAACAATACCACGCTCAATTGCTCGAAGCGGCGGCATATAAAGAGCAAGATCACACGTATCAATAAGTGCTCTAATTGAGGCTGCTTCTTCTGAAACTTGTCCGTTTTCTACTTGTGTAATTAAATCTGTTGAAAGTCTTACAAACTTATCAATCATTTTCTCGTCATTAAGGCGAGATTGTGAAGAAAGAACCGCTTTTAAGCTTTCTCCTTTAATATATGGAACATCAATAATAACGAAACGGTTTTTAAGTGCTTCATTCAAAGGTACTGTCCCAACATATCCTTCATTGATTGCGGCGATAACGCCAAACGTTTGCTCACCACGTACAACTTCACCTGTAAACGGATTTGTAATCATTTTACGATAGTCAAGTACTCCGTTTAAGATTGGCAATGTTTCGGGCTTTGCCATGTTGATTTCGTCAATGTATAGAAGATGACCCTTTGTCATAGCTTGAATAACAGGTCCTGGAACAAAATCAATGTTTGTTTCTCCTCCGCTTGTATGAATCGTTTTAAATCCAAGTAACGCTTCGGCATCAAGGTCAACTGAACAGTTCACACTATGCATTGGCTGTTTGAAGTAAGCTGACAGTGTTTCAGCTAGCTTCGTTTTCCCTGACCCTGTTGGTCCTTTTAAAAGTACGTTTTTCCCTAATGAAAGCGCAATAAGAGCATCTGTTATGATAGCTTCATCTTCAGCCATATAACCGCCCTTTCCAATAAGACGCTCATCGTCTTGATATGCTCCTTGTTGTCTTTCTTCAATAAGATTTTCAATTTCTTTTGGTATGTTCATTGTTGTTTCGTTCCTTTCTTCCACGCTTTTTTTCACTACTTTTATTGTACTAGAAAGCTTTTTCTCTTAAAAGAAAAATGATGAAAGGGACGCCTGTAAGCGTCCCTTTCGTTTTTAAGCTTTTACTTTTTTATAGTTACGATGATTGATTACTGTACGAACAGGCTCACCAGAATCTGAGTCAACGCCCATTTCCACAATAACAGAGCTTTCGCGCACTGTCATAACTTTTCCTTTGAATCCTTTGTACATTCCTTTATTAACTTGAATCATGTCACCAACGTCTGCCGTCGGTTGAGCTTTTGGCGTGTTTTCCATATAGTTAGCGACTCCTTTTCATTTCAAAATTGCAAAGCATTAACAATCAATAAAGATCATTTTCAACTGTTTGTTTGCACTATTTGTTATTTTCATTTAGAACATAATTCTAGTGAATAATATAACGAAAATTTGACTCTTTGACAAGCTATGTTTCTTCCTTTGTAAATATTGTGGTAGAATCCGATCTTAAAACCTGACATTATTATACACTAAATTTGCCGTTTCTATTTATATTTTTAAGGTGTAATCGTTAATTTTGATGAAGAAGAAAGACTGTATGCTGAAATTTGGCCTTCTTCAACATTTGAAAAAGGTGCGTCTCTTAAAAACAACCGCCCTTCAATCATTTCTGCTTTTGCATATGAGTTGTTTATCTTAGCAAAATATAGATAGTCACAAAGCTCCCGAAGACCTTCTCTTGCGTATGTTTCAGAGTCCGTAAACTTGACTTCACCTACAACCGCTTTATACAGCTCATTGCGTCCTTTCTCTCTCATTTCAACAACAAGATCTGGACGTCCCTGCCAAAACATATGCTCTCTCGCCTTTGTGGTAAAAAGCTGATTTCCTAACCGATTTGCTTCTTTTTGAGACAGAACTTTTCGTGCTAAATACGGATGATCGCTTTCATCAACTTCCTCCATTTTCACACTGAAGGAAAGAGCGGAACCTTTAGAGTTATGATAAAGTTTATACGTATAGCTCATGTCTTCCCAGCTTGCAACTAAGTTTTCTCCTTCATATAAAAGGTGAAGTGTAGCTTCCTTTGTATTTTCTTTGACGAGTTTTAATGCCCAGTAAAGTTCAAACAACACATCCATTTGCTCTGGTTGCCAAAATGTACGTTGAAAAAGATGCAAAAGATCTTCTTCATTCACTTTTTTAGCATTCAAACGATTGTACTGTAACAAAAGAAGAGCTGCTTGGCGGTACAAGCTTACTTTCGATGTTGTGACATCTTTAATCTCTTCATTTGTTATTTTCTCACAACTTATGCTTGTTAATAGTGAAAATGCAAGATAGTTGTTTATTTTTTGTTCATAGTCTCTCACAGATGATAAAAGTTCCGTTTTTTCACCGTACTTCTGCACTAATGAGCGTAACATATTAAGACAAGCTTTTAAAACTTTATTTTCCTTTGTCTCAAATGTTCGGTTTTTCGAGCCGCTGACATATGTCGCCCGATTTGTGAATCCCTCTCTGCTTCGAGCTTCAATCGTCTTTTTCCACTGAATATGTCCTGCCATTTTCCCACTTTGCTTTTTATGAATATTTGTTGAAGAAGGAAAAAGCTCTCTTGTTTTCGCTAGCTCTTCCAAGAAAACGGCTGTTTCGTTTTGAAGGAGAAAATGAATCATTGCAAGCTCTTCAACTGAATCAATGTGAAAAGATGCTTTTTCAAAAAAAGACGAAAGAGAGAATCGATTTCCTTTTAGAAAAATAAGAAGCATATCGCTCATCTCTTTCAGCCATTCTTTATTGTTCATCTCTCCACTCCCTTCTTATTGTTTCTTCGTCAATAAAGGTTAGGGAACAAATTTCATTCATGAACTCTCTTTCTTGTTCAAACAAGCGAATTTGAGGCCATAAAAACAGCTGAAAGGCAGATGTAAAATCTCCTTCATCTTTCGTAAAGAGAGCCACATCCTGAATGAGAGCAGGCCCTACTTGTTCATATCGATTTATAACATGCCAAAGTTTTGTAAGTTCTGTAATAAATGGATAGTTTTCAATTCCCCATTTATTCATATACCGAAGCAAAACTTTCTCAGTAATCTCACTTGGAGGATGAATAGAGATAAAGGCAAATCTTCTCATAAAAGCATAGCTCATTTGAAATAAAGTTGCTTTATCTCTTGTATTCATTGTGCCAATAAGTCTCCATGAGGAAGGAACGCTATATTCATGAACAGCATCTCTTCCTTCTTCTTGCGGGCAAATCGTTACGTTTTTTCCATTCTCCGCTTTAAATCCTAAAGAAACACGATCACCTGCTAAAACTGAAAGAAGCGCACCAAATGCTTGATCAAGGTCTGCTCGGTTCATTTCATCAACAATAAGCCACTTATTTTGCTCTTTTTTCGTTCTGTCATCTTTAAAACATTGCAAAAAAAGACCTGGATGAAAAGTTAATGTCCCTTCTCTTGTTGGATGGTATCCTCCAATGGTTTCGAACGTTGACCAATCAGAGGAGGCTGTTGTAAATACAGACTGAACTCCATAGCTTTTACAAACTTCACTCGCAAGCTTTGATTTTCCTGTACCAGGAGGTCCTGCGAAAATTAAATGTTTTCCGTTTTTCAATGCGGATTGAATTTGCCTTTTCAAGCGTTCTTCATCTTCAAAATAAAGGGAGGGAAACTGTACTTTATGTTCAAAGGAAACAGGCTGACGCTCATTTTCTTCCCTTTTCCCATATGAAGCTCTTTCTTCCCGCACTGTTTGCCTATTAAGGCGAATGAGTCGTTCATAAGCTGTTTCATATTTCTGTCGAAGACGTGAGAACGAAAAGTCTTCAATTCGATGAATAACGTCCATGTCTTTCTCATACTCGTCCATAATGCCATAGCGAATTTCATCTTTTTCAATTTCTAAAAAAAGTTTTACATGACCTTCTTGTTCTTTTGTATAAATAACAAGAGAAGGATAGGAATCATTTTTAAATGTTGTAAGCTCCCGAGCCTTTTGAATACAAAGAGGCGATAACTCTGGTATTTCACAAATTGCTCCGTGAACCATTTTCAAAAGAGTACAAACTCGTGCATCTTCTGCCTCTTCGTAAGGTTTTTCACTAAGATGCTTTAAATAATGAATAATAACAGGAACAAAAAGCTCTCTATATCTTGTTATACAATAAAGGAAATCTTGCACATCAAGCATTGTTGCATTTTTTACTTCACGAGCTACAAATGGTAAAAGATACTTGCACAGTTCCACATACTGACTATAATTATCAGCAGCACGCCCTAATTTCTCATGTGCTCCGATCATATTTTTAAATGTTTCAAGCACTTCTTTTTTGTACATAGGGTACGATGTATAATCAAATGCTGCAAGCAAATAACCAAGAAGCGGAGCTCCTAATGAATAGCCACATGAGTGACTTTGACGAGTCGCCTCATTAAGTCTTTCTTTAAGAGGCTTCTCATCGTCATAAAGCGTTCTAAGTACATCTGTACATTGTTCTTCATGAGTGATAGAGAACCGTTCAAATTCGAGTAAGCTACGCCAATAAACAAAGTACCCGCTTGATGTATTTTCCTTTTTAAGATCATGAACGATTTCCCCAACCGTTTCTTTTGTTATAACACTTCTTTCCATAAATTCGTTTAACTCTTTTAATACATACCACTTATATTTTTGATCATAGTGAGCTGACTCTTTGAAGCGATGGTAATGAGCAAGAGCAATTGTAATAAACTCATCTTCTTCAAAATGAAAGGCTCCAATTGTTTCCTTCATCTTTTTTCATCCTCTTGCAATTTTATTCTTTCTCTTTAGTTTGTACCACTTTCTCTATTTTTTGTAACACGATATTACGAAATATTTCTTTTTCATTTAACAGCTGATGATCTCCGCCATCTACTATAATGCATGAGGAGTGTGGAAATTTTTTTTGTAGAAATGGCAAGTTATAACGATGTAAAACGGTTTTATCTTTATTTCCTTGAATAAAAGTAACTTCTTGGGTAGAAGCACGCGTGTTGTCAAGCGTCCGCGTCCATGCTTGTACAGCTTTTATCCATTCTAACGGAAGTCTTGTAAACTGAAGCGGATCCCTTTGCACCTCTTGAAGGTATGCTTTATCGCTTGAATTGTGCCGAAATATCCGTTTGAAGCTTTTCACATATGGAAAAAGAAGCGGAATAGATAAAGCTGCCAGCTGCCAACCTTTCATCCGGACAAGAGGAGCAAGAAAGAATACATGCCTAAATGGGCATGCATGACTATCTTTTAAAAGATAGTCAACAACAACCCCCGCCCCTGTGCTGTGTGCCACAACAAATGGAGGAAATTCTTTTTGACAATATGTATGAATAAAATGTGAGAATG containing:
- a CDS encoding DUF2187 family protein, giving the protein MENTPKAQPTADVGDMIQVNKGMYKGFKGKVMTVRESSVIVEMGVDSDSGEPVRTVINHRNYKKVKA
- a CDS encoding class I SAM-dependent methyltransferase, which encodes MKEALGTKNQWNPEYYDQTASFVAKYGEDVLLLLRAKEGECILDLGCGTGSHAHQIALLGASVIGIDASQNMIRKAKESYPHLEFRIGSGEDFQLERKVDAVFSNAALHWMKRPERVISSVNHCLKSGGRFVGEMGCRGNVDSIIQALYQALEEYGIEKKDIYNPWYFPSVGEYTTLLEQGGFEVCYVSSFVRPTELAKENEGIKGWIANFAGDFLTHIDQSIQGEVVKRVESIAKEHLYKNEKWVADYKRLRFLAIKNKEQKTL
- a CDS encoding LysR family transcriptional regulator; protein product: MDMKWVETFLVAAKHENFRKTSELLFLSQPTVTAHIKHLERELGISFFKRSGRHVYLTEAGRRFVPHAEKLVESYYDEVQTLESFKQGFQRKITVAVAPYIASAILPRFLSSFLHRYPKIEVMINVVKSMEISSELESGRADGGLSRMPVSHAICKSILQDSVILAVPPSSKNESLFFSFSSAPVID
- a CDS encoding AAA family ATPase; this translates as MKETIGAFHFEEDEFITIALAHYHRFKESAHYDQKYKWYVLKELNEFMERSVITKETVGEIVHDLKKENTSSGYFVYWRSLLEFERFSITHEEQCTDVLRTLYDDEKPLKERLNEATRQSHSCGYSLGAPLLGYLLAAFDYTSYPMYKKEVLETFKNMIGAHEKLGRAADNYSQYVELCKYLLPFVAREVKNATMLDVQDFLYCITRYRELFVPVIIHYLKHLSEKPYEEAEDARVCTLLKMVHGAICEIPELSPLCIQKARELTTFKNDSYPSLVIYTKEQEGHVKLFLEIEKDEIRYGIMDEYEKDMDVIHRIEDFSFSRLRQKYETAYERLIRLNRQTVREERASYGKREENERQPVSFEHKVQFPSLYFEDEERLKRQIQSALKNGKHLIFAGPPGTGKSKLASEVCKSYGVQSVFTTASSDWSTFETIGGYHPTREGTLTFHPGLFLQCFKDDRTKKEQNKWLIVDEMNRADLDQAFGALLSVLAGDRVSLGFKAENGKNVTICPQEEGRDAVHEYSVPSSWRLIGTMNTRDKATLFQMSYAFMRRFAFISIHPPSEITEKVLLRYMNKWGIENYPFITELTKLWHVINRYEQVGPALIQDVALFTKDEGDFTSAFQLFLWPQIRLFEQEREFMNEICSLTFIDEETIRREWRDEQ
- a CDS encoding ATP-binding protein — protein: MNIPKEIENLIEERQQGAYQDDERLIGKGGYMAEDEAIITDALIALSLGKNVLLKGPTGSGKTKLAETLSAYFKQPMHSVNCSVDLDAEALLGFKTIHTSGGETNIDFVPGPVIQAMTKGHLLYIDEINMAKPETLPILNGVLDYRKMITNPFTGEVVRGEQTFGVIAAINEGYVGTVPLNEALKNRFVIIDVPYIKGESLKAVLSSQSRLNDEKMIDKFVRLSTDLITQVENGQVSEEAASIRALIDTCDLALYMPPLRAIERGIVQKLEDEREKAAVQNIAETLFE
- a CDS encoding LysR substrate-binding domain-containing protein — protein: MPSIQQTYKGVKTMVVNQVEITKRFIKEGLGMSFLPFSVVEGEVKKGKIDAVPFSTFPLPASNLYVA
- a CDS encoding vWA domain-containing protein — protein: MKFIKFNDSQIDSFLFMELEDLARTLTKDEEMEIEYRVSSYYDPYLKKMYLSHFWGQRPHEETVAGLKSDVFLRSTEITHGDYGAIARYIKHIRRSPIQSFARQLFMVFENLRLEEDCKKDRPGTKKVFLKRREMYKTYFSTQLRFNVERNIHTDALFCALYVLATLDNPFEELPSIQPDIDRVIPFLREQIMRTFEAKTTREVTRICEEISDVLEEVLEKDMLNTYFLLPDFNYEELEQGLTFDDLKRESKLKNDDVIKGEKSGEEDVHEDKLPTWHQETSKATESFLQFDLEQGSKTDLGGDDAVREGEDGDQALGVVQGQSKKAKRNDYSKLEALETRKEEPQEGGDESFGKDNRYAKALVKEKTRPTSEERSQYSANVKEIAPYQKRLKQMISKTLEHKRILPRTDLHFGRLNQKNLLRLATDDNPRLFHKKNSPSHEIDAVFSLLVDCSASMFDKMEQTKLGITLFHEALKSVHVPHEIVGFWEDTNDATETYQPNYFQHVIDFSSSYKKESGSEIMQLEPMEDNRDGFAIRHASQSLMKRSEKQKFLLVFSDGEPAAMGYEQNGVVDTHEAVLLARKQGIEVINVFLSNEPIDEGQQTTIRNIYGKYSILVEDVAELPNVLFPLLKRLLHKSIQTG
- a CDS encoding alpha/beta hydrolase; this encodes MYSFQSLDKEQFPFPTLYRQKEEYHQITDYLQFYKLDVSNLQYEFGFFDHRSHSFFMQRFRPENKRGTIVVLHGYYDHSATLKHAIRYFTNMKYEVICYDLQGHGLSTGEKATIKEFSQYREAFSHFIHTYCQKEFPPFVVAHSTGAGVVVDYLLKDSHACPFRHVFFLAPLVRMKGWQLAALSIPLLFPYVKSFKRIFRHNSSDKAYLQEVQRDPLQFTRLPLEWIKAVQAWTRTLDNTRASTQEVTFIQGNKDKTVLHRYNLPFLQKKFPHSSCIIVDGGDHQLLNEKEIFRNIVLQKIEKVVQTKEKE
- a CDS encoding acyl-CoA--6-aminopenicillanic acid acyl-transferase is translated as MQSIFVNVKQGRGTSYELGHMLGKWHKGTILYESHKRRRKKSLRSYPIQIKEARKRVEEFAPHIWEELEGISDGMDWTLEDVVHEYSGYQGEWKKSGCSALMAEGFYARNYDYHPKTYDGRFLLWQPSEAYASIGFAQRLIGRMDGMNEKGLSIGYHFVHRKKAGDGFICCSIARFILDTCQTTEEAVELLRNIPHRHSFNYTMNDKNDRAAIVEASPRGVNVSYGRSLACSNHFRSRELQDENRRHLVESKERLEKLEEALENPLTPYRAFELFNHTDYPFFKRDYRNWAGTIHSSVYAPKTGRVYIGVGENRRPVVFSFYNWIKGQKNVITKIKGEVDTNLDFPHLSIL